In Bradyrhizobium manausense, the sequence TATCTCGCAATCGCCGAGCGAGGACGTCGCGCGAAGCCTGCCGGGTCAGGAGGAACATGTCTCGGTGTTCCTGCCGTGCTCGCCGAACCCGACCACCGGGTTCTTCTTCTATGTCCCGAAGAGCAAGATCATCGAGGTCGACCTCAGCGCGGAGGATGCCGCAACGCTGATCATGTCGGCCGGTGTGGTGCAGCCCGGCTCGGCACCCGACCCGAAGAAAGCGGCCGCGCTCGCCGGCATGGCCAATGCCGCGCGCATTGCCAACGCCTCCGCGCTCCAGCCCGAACCTGCGAAGGTGGAGTAGGGCTATTCCCCTGCGGGATAGCCTGAGGTCACGCGGACGTTCGCGTCCTCTGCTAGAGTTCCGGTCGAACCGAGCGTAGCGCTCGTCGAACTGGAGTGCCCTGATGTCCAAAACCATCGCGATCCTCGCACCCGGCGCCATGGGCAGCGCGGTGGCCCGTCGTCTGAGCGAGAACGGCGCGCGCGTGCTGACGTCGTTGAAGGGACGCAGCGAGGCGACGCTGAAGCGGGCGGCGGATGCCGGCATGATCGGCGCTGAGGACGATGCGATCGCGGACAGCGACATCATCCTTTCGATCGTGCCGCCGGGCGAGGCGGTGGCGCTGGCCGAGCGACTTGCCGCCTTGATCGTCAAGCGTAACAAGAAGCCGGTCGTGGTCGACTGCAACGCCGTCAATGTCGATACGGTGAAGCGGATCGAGGAGATCATCGGGTCGGCGCAAGCGCCCTTCGTCGACGGCGGGATCATCGGATTTCCACCGCAGCCCGGCGGCAAGAGTCCGGCCTTCTACATGTCCGGCGAGCACGCGAGGGACGTCGCGGTGCTGAAGGAGCTCGGGCTCGACATGCGTATCGTCGAAGGCCCGGTCGGCGCGGCCTCCGCGCTCAAGATGTCCTATGCTGGCATCGTCAAGGGTCTCGCCGGGATCGGTTCGGCCATGGTGGTGGCCGCGACAAAGGCGGGGGCTGCGGATGCGCTTCGCGACGAACTCGCGCTCAGCCAGCCCGCGACGCTGGCACGGCTCGAGGTCGCGCTGCCGGACATGCTCCCGAAGGCCTATCGCTGGGTCGCGGAGATGCGGGAGATTTCCGGCTTCCTCGGACCAGACCATCCGGCAAGCCAGATCTACGAAGGTTTTGCCAAATGGTTCGAGCATCTGGCCACAGACGCCAAGGGCGAGGCGGTCGATGCGTCGCTGCTGAAGGCGTTCGCTGCCAGCGTGAAGAAAGAGGCCTGATGTCAGGCATTTCGGGATCAGCGGCGATGGCTTGATATCGCCAACATGACGCAGGAGTTGGAATGAGAGTGCTGGTGATCGGCGCAGGCGCGCTCGGAGGCTACTACGGAGCTCGCCTGGTCCGGGCCGGTGTCGATGTGACCTTTCTGGTGCGGGCCGGGCGCGCGGAGCAATTGCGTCGGAATGGATTGCAGGTCGTAAGCCCGAACGGCGACTTCGCCGTGCAGCCGAAGGTGCTCCTGGCCAACGAGCTCAGGGAGTCCTTTGACGTCGTGCTCGTTGGTGTGAAGGCCTATTCGCTTGACGACGCGATGGCCCAGTTTGCCCCAGCCGTTGGTGCGAGCACGATGGTTCTGCCGGTACTCAACGGGTTGAAGCATATCGACGCCCTGACGGCGCGGTTCGGCGCCGGTTGCATCCTCGGTGGGTTGGCGAACGTCAGTGCCGGGCTCGATGCGGATGGCCGTGTCGTTCAGTTCATGGCCAATCAGACCATCGTCTTCGGCGAGATCACGGGCTTGCTCAGCGAACGTGCGCTTGCCCTGGAGACACTGCTCCATGTCCCCGGTATCGACGTGCGAGCCAGCGAAGCGATCATGCAGGACATGTGGGAGAAGTTCGTCCAGCTCAGCACGCTGGCCGGCATCACCTGCCTGATGCGCGCAAGTGTCGGAGACATCCTGGCAGTGCCGAACGGCGAGGCATCGATCTTCCGTCTGTTCGCGGAATGCTGTGCCATTGCAACGGCCTCGGGATTCGCGCCGCGCGCGGCGTTCATCGAGTTCGACCGGAAGCTGTTCACGACAGCTGGCTCGCCGCTCAAGGCCTCGATGCTGCGCGACGTCGAGCGCGGCTCGATCACCGAGGCCGAGCACATCCTTGGCGACATGGCCAATCGGGCCCGCAGGCTGAATATCGACACACCGCTGCTGGATCTTGCCCGGGCGCACCTGGCCGTATACGAGGTCGGGCGGCGACGAGGTTCGTCTGCGCAATAAGGTGGACGCAACCTGGCTTGATCAGTGAGACGCGCCGGGGTCAGCCTTGTCAGGCGAGAGCTAGCTCGCTTCCATCAACGTCGCATCTTCGCTGGTCTGATCGCGGGACCAGAACTGCATGAGGCAGCGAAGTCCGCCCGGATTGAAGTCCAGGCTCACCGACCAGCCGGCCTCGCCGGCGAACATGCCGGTGATCATCTTCGTTCCAAAGCCGCGACGCGTGGGCCTGTGAACCAGCGGGCCATCTCGCTCGGCCCAGGACAAGCGCACCAAGCCGGTCTCGTCGATGCTCCAGGATACTTGTAACTTGCCGGATGCCACCGAGAACGCGCCGTATTTGGCCGCGTTCGTGCTGAGCTCCTGGAGCGCAGCCGAAATCGCCAGGGTGAGTTTGGGCGGCAACAGGATATCGCGGCCGTCAATTTCAAGACGTTCAGGACCGGCGTAGGGGGCCAAGGTCTGTTTGACGATGGATACCAGGCTGACGCCGACCCAGTTGTTTTCGGTGAGGAGATTGTAGGCCTGCGAGAGAGCCAGGAGGCGGCCCTCGAAGGCGGCAGCGAATTCGTTGAGGTCGTTTGAACTGGCGCGCGACAGGCGCGCGATCGACTGCACGGTGCCGAGCGTATTCTTCACCCGGTGATTGATCTCATCCAGGAGTGCCTTCTGCTGCTTCAGGGCGTCGGCGAGTTCGCTTCCGACCTGATGCAGCACCTTCTTCATCCGGTTGACTTCGCTGATCGTTCCCCGCTTCGGCTCGATCGCGACGGAGCGCAATCCGGCGACGTATTGTTCGAGATCGGAGAATTCGGCGAGGAACCGCTGGGAGATCATGCGGGCGAGCGCCAATCCCAGAACAAGCGTGAAAGCCGTCAGCGCAACGATCCATTCGGCCGTCCGGTGCAGCGGACCGTCAATGACGTCGCGGGGAACAGCAAGGTTGATCGACCAGGTGCTCTGATTGGATCGCAACAGCGACGCGTAGGTGGGAACGCCTTTCCGCGAGATTGCTTCGATCCACCAGGCGAATGGCTGCCCGAGATGGGCCATGATCTCA encodes:
- a CDS encoding NAD(P)-dependent oxidoreductase — its product is MSKTIAILAPGAMGSAVARRLSENGARVLTSLKGRSEATLKRAADAGMIGAEDDAIADSDIILSIVPPGEAVALAERLAALIVKRNKKPVVVDCNAVNVDTVKRIEEIIGSAQAPFVDGGIIGFPPQPGGKSPAFYMSGEHARDVAVLKELGLDMRIVEGPVGAASALKMSYAGIVKGLAGIGSAMVVAATKAGAADALRDELALSQPATLARLEVALPDMLPKAYRWVAEMREISGFLGPDHPASQIYEGFAKWFEHLATDAKGEAVDASLLKAFAASVKKEA
- the panE gene encoding 2-dehydropantoate 2-reductase translates to MRVLVIGAGALGGYYGARLVRAGVDVTFLVRAGRAEQLRRNGLQVVSPNGDFAVQPKVLLANELRESFDVVLVGVKAYSLDDAMAQFAPAVGASTMVLPVLNGLKHIDALTARFGAGCILGGLANVSAGLDADGRVVQFMANQTIVFGEITGLLSERALALETLLHVPGIDVRASEAIMQDMWEKFVQLSTLAGITCLMRASVGDILAVPNGEASIFRLFAECCAIATASGFAPRAAFIEFDRKLFTTAGSPLKASMLRDVERGSITEAEHILGDMANRARRLNIDTPLLDLARAHLAVYEVGRRRGSSAQ
- a CDS encoding sensor histidine kinase gives rise to the protein MRNAADLRVANIIDDLRVLALSPSLSQERFAEFRDHAVQAVKLIGGVAIVLYAPDGQQIVNTRLDLDRPLPKRTAFDVERRAIETGRPQVSGLQRAVVDGQPIVTIAVPVSIHGQIRYALNIGLSTSYLSSMMDEYVSAGMVGSIVDANGLLLARRPLLDGDDLVGHPTIPEIMAHLGQPFAWWIEAISRKGVPTYASLLRSNQSTWSINLAVPRDVIDGPLHRTAEWIVALTAFTLVLGLALARMISQRFLAEFSDLEQYVAGLRSVAIEPKRGTISEVNRMKKVLHQVGSELADALKQQKALLDEINHRVKNTLGTVQSIARLSRASSNDLNEFAAAFEGRLLALSQAYNLLTENNWVGVSLVSIVKQTLAPYAGPERLEIDGRDILLPPKLTLAISAALQELSTNAAKYGAFSVASGKLQVSWSIDETGLVRLSWAERDGPLVHRPTRRGFGTKMITGMFAGEAGWSVSLDFNPGGLRCLMQFWSRDQTSEDATLMEAS